One Verrucomicrobiia bacterium DNA window includes the following coding sequences:
- a CDS encoding YggS family pyridoxal phosphate-dependent enzyme: MSLDKNLESIQQRIREACERSAREPSGVLLLAVSKGQPPEAVNEAARLGIRFIGENKVQEARSKIPLCTASVRWHMIGHLQTNKVREAVQLFEMIQSVDSLPLAEEINKRCDQAARRMPILLEINLAGEASKFGYRSEQLLADLASINALPRLEIHGLMTIPPYTTDAQRLRPIFRQLRELKQRCEDVLGAPLPHLSMGMSGDFELAIEEGATIVRIGTALFGERKRTAA, translated from the coding sequence GTGAGTTTGGACAAGAACCTTGAATCGATTCAACAACGCATTCGCGAAGCGTGCGAACGCAGCGCCCGGGAACCCTCGGGCGTCCTGCTGCTCGCCGTTTCAAAGGGACAGCCTCCTGAAGCGGTAAACGAAGCCGCCAGGCTCGGAATAAGGTTCATCGGCGAAAACAAGGTGCAGGAAGCCCGCTCGAAAATCCCCCTCTGCACGGCGTCGGTCCGATGGCACATGATCGGCCACCTGCAAACGAATAAGGTACGCGAGGCGGTGCAACTGTTTGAGATGATTCAAAGCGTCGACAGCCTCCCTCTTGCGGAGGAAATCAACAAGCGCTGCGACCAGGCCGCACGCAGGATGCCGATTCTCCTGGAAATAAATCTGGCGGGCGAGGCGAGCAAGTTTGGCTACCGTTCAGAACAGCTGCTCGCCGACCTGGCTTCGATCAATGCCCTGCCGCGACTGGAAATTCATGGGCTGATGACGATTCCGCCTTACACGACAGACGCGCAGCGATTGCGGCCGATCTTTCGGCAACTGCGGGAACTCAAACAGCGTTGCGAAGACGTTCTCGGCGCGCCCCTCCCGCACTTGAGCATGGGAATGTCCGGGGATTTTGAACTGGCGATCGAGGAAGGCGCGACGATTGTACGGATCGGAACCGCGTTGTTCGGTGAACGCAAGAGAACTGCGGCCTGA
- the serA gene encoding phosphoglycerate dehydrogenase, whose translation MKVLVCDPISPRGIALLQQRPEFQVTVLPKRLSEAELLPLLSDVSAMLVRSETKVTRKIMEAAPQLRVVGRAGVGVDNIDVEAATQRGVVVMNTPGGNTITTAELTFTMILSLARKVPQAHGSMVAGKWDRKLFQGVELHGKTLGVLGMGRIGGETAKRALAFGMRVLAYDPFLTEARAKSIGVELVAELDAVYRDADFITVHMPVTEQTRGMLNAAAFAKMKPKVNIVNCARGEIIVDEDLIAALDSGKVAGAALDVFHAEPLPADHPFRKHPGLILTPHLGASTNEAQEKCGIEVAEVVAGYLLTGEVRNSINLPYLDAKTYEEVKPYLTLGEKLGKLLAQLAPPQVDTLHITYGGKARELPNIDPITRSILQGFLSRAAVKDLNNINVRSVASTLGVSVEEKRSSEPVTFNEWLHVQAFSAGKKVISAGGTFFGSPENPRIVRVFSQPTEIVPSGVVLLLNNKDRPGIVGYLGSLLAKYNVNIASMSLTRDTAGGFALTALNLDSVPPNDFMDEIRKDPDISNVMVVKL comes from the coding sequence ATGAAAGTTCTCGTCTGTGACCCGATCTCGCCAAGGGGAATCGCTCTTCTGCAACAACGTCCCGAATTCCAGGTAACGGTTCTTCCCAAGCGCCTGTCCGAAGCCGAACTGCTTCCGCTGCTTTCCGATGTCTCTGCAATGCTCGTGCGGTCCGAGACGAAGGTGACGCGCAAAATCATGGAGGCCGCGCCGCAGTTGCGTGTGGTCGGCCGTGCCGGTGTTGGCGTCGACAACATTGACGTCGAAGCCGCGACGCAACGAGGCGTCGTGGTCATGAACACGCCCGGCGGAAATACCATCACGACGGCGGAACTCACGTTCACGATGATTCTGAGCCTCGCCCGCAAGGTGCCGCAGGCGCATGGATCGATGGTGGCGGGCAAGTGGGATCGGAAACTCTTTCAGGGCGTTGAACTGCATGGGAAGACGCTGGGTGTTTTGGGAATGGGGCGCATTGGCGGCGAGACCGCAAAACGGGCTCTCGCATTCGGCATGCGGGTTCTTGCCTACGATCCTTTCCTGACCGAGGCGCGTGCGAAGTCCATCGGCGTCGAATTGGTTGCTGAACTCGATGCTGTTTATCGCGACGCGGATTTCATCACGGTGCACATGCCTGTCACCGAGCAGACGCGCGGCATGTTGAACGCCGCTGCGTTTGCCAAGATGAAACCCAAGGTGAACATCGTGAATTGCGCGCGCGGCGAAATCATCGTCGATGAAGACCTGATCGCCGCGCTCGATTCAGGCAAGGTCGCCGGCGCTGCTCTCGATGTGTTTCATGCCGAGCCGCTTCCTGCGGATCATCCGTTTCGCAAGCACCCCGGCTTGATACTCACGCCGCACCTTGGCGCCAGCACGAACGAGGCGCAGGAGAAATGCGGTATTGAGGTGGCGGAGGTTGTTGCGGGATACCTGCTGACAGGGGAAGTCCGCAACTCGATCAACCTGCCCTATCTCGACGCCAAGACTTACGAGGAGGTGAAGCCTTACCTCACGCTGGGTGAAAAGCTCGGGAAACTGCTGGCGCAACTGGCCCCGCCGCAGGTGGACACGCTGCACATCACGTATGGCGGCAAGGCGCGGGAACTGCCGAACATCGATCCCATCACGCGCTCGATTTTGCAGGGATTTCTTTCTAGGGCGGCAGTGAAGGATTTGAACAACATCAACGTGCGGAGTGTGGCATCTACGCTGGGTGTCTCGGTTGAAGAGAAACGTTCCAGCGAGCCCGTGACGTTCAATGAATGGCTGCATGTGCAGGCGTTCAGCGCCGGAAAGAAAGTGATCTCCGCGGGCGGCACGTTCTTTGGTTCGCCCGAAAACCCGCGCATTGTCCGCGTGTTCAGCCAGCCGACTGAAATTGTGCCTTCGGGCGTCGTGCTGTTATTGAATAACAAGGACCGGCCTGGGATCGTGGGTTACCTGGGATCCCTGCTGGCAAAGTACAACGTAAACATTGCCAGCATGAGCCTCACCCGGGATACTGCGGGCGGATTTGCCCTGACCGCTTTAAATTTGGATAGCGTCCCGCCGAATGACTTCATGGACGAGATTCGAAAAGATCCGGACATCAGCAACGTGATGGTGGTTAAACTGTAG
- a CDS encoding SpoIIE family protein phosphatase, giving the protein MHSLETTRMPSEQNLKAFAPQIRALLVEDNPADARLIEAMLSEAEGGSFRLERVDRVSRGIERLQQGGIDVVLSDLSLPDSHGLETFTQLHAAAPRIPIIVLSGLSDTTIAVKAVHEGAQDFLVKGEVDGRLLARSIRYAIERKAMSEQLHRYADELRKKNAQLEADFSMAREIQQIFLPNQYPTFPQWETPERSALGFSHRYLSAEAVGGDFFDFFAINDSTCGVLICDVMGHGMRAALITAIMRGLIEELMLTAGDAGRFLTEINRSLRAILRQTREPFLATAFYGVLDVGAAEMRFANAGHPSPFFLSWNRRLVEPLKHFDARHGPALGLFERSVYPTCRIELSGRDRLILFTDGIYEVNNEAGEEWGQQRLLEMVQSGLDSPTEKIFDDLLREAQRFSGTSTFEDDVCLAGVEVRALMTHGT; this is encoded by the coding sequence ATGCACTCGCTTGAAACAACCCGGATGCCATCCGAGCAGAACCTGAAAGCTTTCGCCCCGCAGATTCGCGCTCTGCTGGTCGAGGACAATCCTGCCGACGCCCGTCTCATTGAGGCAATGCTCAGCGAAGCCGAGGGCGGCTCATTTCGCCTCGAGCGAGTCGACCGCGTCAGTCGCGGCATAGAGCGGCTTCAGCAGGGAGGCATTGACGTCGTGTTGTCCGACCTGTCGCTTCCCGACAGTCACGGCCTTGAGACATTCACTCAACTCCATGCCGCAGCGCCGCGGATTCCCATCATCGTTCTGAGCGGGTTGAGCGACACGACCATCGCCGTCAAAGCGGTGCATGAAGGCGCGCAGGATTTTCTCGTGAAAGGTGAGGTGGATGGCCGGCTCCTCGCGCGTTCCATTCGTTACGCAATCGAACGGAAGGCCATGTCCGAGCAATTGCATCGCTACGCAGATGAACTTCGCAAAAAGAACGCCCAACTTGAGGCGGACTTCAGCATGGCGCGTGAGATCCAGCAGATCTTCCTGCCGAACCAGTATCCTACGTTTCCGCAGTGGGAAACCCCTGAGCGGAGCGCCCTTGGTTTTTCGCATCGATACTTGTCGGCCGAAGCCGTCGGCGGGGATTTCTTTGATTTCTTCGCGATCAACGATTCCACATGCGGCGTGTTGATCTGCGATGTCATGGGCCATGGGATGCGGGCGGCGCTGATCACGGCAATCATGCGGGGCCTGATCGAGGAGTTGATGCTGACGGCGGGAGACGCGGGCCGGTTTCTCACGGAGATCAACCGCAGTCTGCGTGCGATTCTGCGGCAGACGCGGGAGCCGTTTCTTGCCACGGCTTTTTACGGCGTGCTGGACGTTGGGGCAGCCGAAATGCGCTTTGCCAATGCTGGACATCCGAGCCCGTTTTTCCTGAGTTGGAACCGCCGGCTTGTGGAGCCGTTGAAACATTTCGATGCGCGACATGGGCCTGCGTTGGGATTGTTTGAGCGATCGGTTTACCCGACGTGCAGGATTGAATTGAGCGGACGTGATCGGCTGATCCTGTTCACGGACGGCATTTACGAAGTGAACAACGAAGCCGGCGAAGAGTGGGGCCAACAACGGTTGCTGGAAATGGTGCAATCTGGATTGGATTCGCCGACTGAAAAGATTTTTGACGACCTGTTGCGGGAGGCGCAGCGGTTTTCGGGCACGAGCACTTTTGAAGATGATGTCTGCCTCGCGGGCGTTGAGGTGCGCGCCCTGATGACGCATGGAACTTAG
- the aroC gene encoding chorismate synthase, which produces MANSFGQLFRITTWGESHGGGVGVVVDGCPPRLLLTESDIQPDLDRRRPGQSRIVTPRKESDTVQILSGTFEGKTLGTPISMWVKNEDARPEAYSEMATKFRPSHADYTYTAKYGIRNWQGGGRTSARETIGRVAAGAVAKKILRERFNVEVLAYVTQVQHIKAKIDPETVTFAAVESNIVRCPDATAADHMITLIEAMRSAGDTVGGIVECIARGVPAGWGEPVFDRLEADLAKAMLSLPASRGFEFGSGFDSILLTGTQHNDPIRAEGGRVFTTSNRSGGIQGGISNGEVIYLRVPFKPVATVMTEQDTVNTDLQNTTLKGRGRHDPCVLPRAVPMVEAMAALVLVDHALRHVAQCGAPCH; this is translated from the coding sequence ATGGCTAATTCTTTCGGTCAACTGTTCCGCATCACCACCTGGGGCGAATCGCACGGCGGCGGTGTTGGCGTCGTGGTGGATGGCTGTCCCCCGCGGCTCCTGTTGACCGAATCGGACATTCAGCCCGATCTTGACCGCCGCCGTCCCGGGCAATCTAGGATCGTCACGCCGCGGAAGGAGTCGGATACCGTTCAAATCCTGTCAGGCACCTTTGAGGGAAAGACTTTGGGAACCCCGATTTCCATGTGGGTTAAGAACGAGGACGCGCGGCCGGAAGCTTACTCTGAAATGGCAACAAAGTTTCGGCCTTCACACGCGGACTACACCTATACCGCGAAATACGGAATCCGAAACTGGCAGGGCGGCGGCCGCACGAGCGCGCGTGAAACGATTGGACGCGTGGCTGCAGGCGCAGTCGCAAAGAAGATTCTGCGCGAGCGTTTCAATGTCGAGGTGCTCGCCTATGTCACGCAGGTGCAGCACATCAAGGCGAAGATCGATCCCGAAACGGTCACGTTTGCCGCGGTGGAATCAAACATCGTTCGCTGTCCCGACGCCACCGCAGCGGATCACATGATCACACTGATTGAAGCGATGCGTTCGGCCGGGGACACCGTGGGGGGCATTGTCGAGTGCATCGCGCGGGGTGTTCCGGCTGGCTGGGGCGAACCCGTCTTTGATCGTCTGGAAGCTGATCTGGCAAAAGCCATGTTGAGCCTTCCTGCGTCGCGTGGCTTTGAGTTCGGGTCGGGCTTTGACAGCATCCTGCTAACAGGCACGCAGCACAACGATCCGATCCGCGCGGAAGGCGGCAGGGTCTTCACGACTTCGAATCGTTCGGGCGGGATCCAGGGTGGAATCTCGAACGGCGAAGTGATTTATCTTCGAGTGCCGTTCAAGCCCGTGGCGACCGTCATGACCGAGCAGGATACTGTGAATACCGATCTGCAGAATACGACCTTGAAGGGCCGCGGGCGCCACGATCCCTGCGTTCTGCCACGCGCTGTGCCGATGGTCGAAGCCATGGCTGCCCTGGTGCTCGTGGACCACGCATTGCGTCATGTGGCGCAATGCGGCGCGCCCTGCCACTGA
- a CDS encoding ATP-binding protein: MPWTRSQGWLLRFAQFSGIALVCIGTVVLCGWVANLPGLASWTASGSPMNPLSALLFMLGGMTLLRRTARLRKEGRDWFSGIASAILIVGGAIKFGECFGWQSTAAAALYQMLNGINAGFPTHEIATASALGFVLCGLGLGLMDYRTSAGYGPARACLLASLFLSLLALVGYAFRVLPLYSIGSTIPMPLASAVSLGLISAGGLAARPDSGFMRLITSDTTAGATARRLLPAALLIPLILGAIRFTGARHGVLESEFGTSLFVVANIVLFALLIWWNSRMLFAAEQERTRAERRLAVQYGVTRILAEATDVSAAMQSIVRSICDCMGWDVGEVWRVDDNGKLIRCEHVYTRSLEFDHFAEITCRLALSQGTGLPGRSWEKREAIWLADINSSSQQFSRAIAVTEAGLRSAIVFPIRFNGSVCGVFEFFSARSQQPDDALLQTLTAIGYQIGQFADRKQAEDQLKRTSADLARSNTELQQFAYVASHDLSEPLRMIVSYLQLLVSRHRARLDAEAMEFIGYAVDGAERMQKLIHDLLAYARVDSKAREFQPTDCNQVLAGVLLNLKVIIDETAAAIEHETLPTVLGDAIQLTQVFQNLISNAIKFRGPRPPHITISAEPREGEWLFKVADNGIGIDARNFERVFVIFQRLHTRQEYPGTGIGLAICKKIIERHGGRIWVESEPGQGTTFWFTIPART; the protein is encoded by the coding sequence ATGCCGTGGACACGTTCGCAGGGATGGCTGCTGCGCTTTGCGCAATTCAGCGGCATCGCGCTGGTGTGCATTGGGACGGTCGTGCTCTGCGGCTGGGTCGCGAACCTTCCCGGTCTTGCGAGCTGGACCGCAAGCGGGAGCCCCATGAACCCCCTCTCTGCCCTGTTGTTCATGCTCGGCGGCATGACACTGTTGCGTCGGACGGCGCGCCTTCGGAAGGAAGGACGCGATTGGTTTTCGGGGATCGCCTCAGCCATTCTGATCGTCGGTGGCGCCATCAAGTTCGGTGAATGCTTCGGATGGCAAAGCACCGCCGCGGCCGCCTTGTACCAGATGCTCAACGGGATCAATGCGGGTTTCCCTACGCATGAGATCGCGACCGCCAGCGCCCTGGGTTTTGTTCTCTGCGGGTTGGGCCTTGGATTGATGGATTATCGAACCTCCGCAGGATACGGCCCGGCGCGGGCATGCCTCCTGGCGAGCCTGTTCCTCAGTCTTCTGGCACTCGTCGGTTACGCATTCCGGGTCCTGCCACTCTACAGCATCGGTTCAACAATCCCCATGCCCCTCGCATCAGCAGTGAGTCTGGGATTAATCAGCGCGGGCGGACTTGCAGCGCGGCCAGATTCCGGCTTCATGCGGCTGATCACTAGCGATACCACTGCGGGGGCAACCGCGCGGCGTCTCCTGCCAGCGGCGTTGTTGATTCCGCTGATCCTCGGCGCAATCCGTTTCACAGGAGCGCGGCATGGCGTTCTTGAATCGGAATTCGGCACATCGCTTTTTGTCGTCGCAAACATCGTGCTGTTTGCGCTGCTGATCTGGTGGAACTCGCGGATGTTGTTCGCCGCTGAGCAGGAACGGACCCGGGCCGAACGCCGGCTCGCCGTGCAATATGGAGTCACACGCATCCTGGCCGAAGCAACCGATGTGAGTGCCGCGATGCAATCGATCGTGCGATCCATCTGCGATTGCATGGGCTGGGACGTGGGGGAGGTGTGGCGCGTTGATGATAACGGGAAGTTGATCCGTTGCGAACACGTTTACACCCGCTCACTCGAATTTGATCATTTCGCGGAAATCACCTGCAGGCTGGCGTTGTCGCAGGGAACCGGGCTTCCAGGGCGCTCATGGGAAAAGCGTGAAGCGATATGGCTCGCGGACATCAACAGCAGTTCGCAGCAGTTCTCCCGCGCGATTGCTGTCACTGAAGCAGGATTGCGCAGCGCCATCGTTTTTCCCATCCGATTCAATGGAAGCGTGTGCGGCGTGTTTGAGTTCTTCAGCGCCCGTTCGCAGCAGCCCGACGACGCATTGCTGCAGACGCTCACTGCGATCGGCTATCAGATTGGGCAGTTTGCCGATCGCAAGCAGGCCGAGGATCAGTTGAAACGGACCAGCGCCGACCTTGCGCGTTCGAACACGGAACTGCAGCAGTTTGCTTACGTCGCGTCGCACGATTTGTCAGAACCGTTGCGCATGATCGTCAGCTACCTGCAACTTCTTGTTTCCCGCCACCGGGCCCGCCTGGACGCAGAGGCGATGGAGTTCATCGGGTATGCAGTCGACGGCGCCGAACGCATGCAGAAGCTGATTCACGATCTGCTGGCTTATGCCCGCGTGGATAGCAAGGCGCGGGAGTTTCAACCGACAGACTGCAACCAGGTTCTGGCGGGAGTGCTGTTAAACCTGAAGGTAATCATCGATGAAACGGCGGCCGCCATTGAACACGAAACGTTGCCCACGGTGTTGGGCGACGCCATTCAATTGACCCAGGTCTTCCAGAACCTGATCAGCAACGCCATCAAGTTTCGAGGTCCGCGGCCACCGCACATTACGATTTCAGCTGAACCGCGAGAGGGTGAATGGCTATTCAAAGTGGCCGACAACGGAATCGGGATTGATGCCCGAAATTTCGAGCGCGTCTTTGTGATCTTCCAGCGACTGCATACGCGGCAGGAATATCCCGGCACGGGAATTGGGCTGGCGATTTGCAAGAAAATCATCGAGCGGCATGGAGGAAGGATCTGGGTGGAGTCCGAGCCGGGGCAGGGAACCACTTTTTGGTTCACAATTCCCGCGCGAACGTAA
- the smc gene encoding chromosome segregation protein SMC: MYLKNLTVLGFKSFADKTSLNFEPGVTGIVGPNGCGKSNVSDAIRWVLGEQSAKALRGGEMADVIFNGTDGRKPLSMAEVSITLGDVDEEHLRAAGVEVSYSEVTVTRRIFRDGGSEYFINKIPCRLKDIQQLFMGTGMGKTSYSILAQGHITQILSSKPEDRRLIFEEAAGITKFKAQKKESLRKLEYTEQNLLRVADLIKEVKRQIGSLQRQAGKARRYKELAQKLQHLDTQLARHQFDQLQTEISERQDAAERLRGEIEEGSANVLRCEDEILQLRARLSELEHEIAAMQQRGLELKGEADRHESRIHFNEERLRELESQNSRALAEIAQAEERRQGAADELTSITERLAVSEAAMAQHREALETRQETLRQVENELRERQEELRRAQSAAFSAAQDLTRVRNEITALDLQKQGNTVRLEKLSAEKIQLEEERNRLEVRLEEFALNVEAEKLNVQTTRGTVEERQQRLREIQEELNRAAQEQEKLLHAQADKRSRLNVLEQLEGSHEGFSAGALAALRRSQSVIGSLAERIRVPDQFVTAIENALGHHLQIVLTEQPESAQQILADLTTSKAGRASVAALSVQVPEAQLAFAGDMAPGSDADALETRLTKGEVVHALQVVKAEPQVEKLINSLLERTFIAPDLSSATKQLQNGHAGCDFVTLSGDLLNRHGIYTGGYLNGAGNGKAPSSILGRKNQIAELQIALAELQEQVADVSRRKGALQGEQTELQASLQQAQTELRQQEVAIATRQGEFTALENSRRLLHQKIDTVVYEVQSLADGEREGMEKRSALATRAGECEARERSSQEQVSSLTTLLEELRQGRDSATAELNESKVGLAGEEQLFASFRQQKNTLENRIRELGQIVELRRSECASFLGRREQAEQEIETSRSHINRLQHDREQVNAQVAELLTQKQAQDADVSTREEDLRDQRRRLSDIQQQRGTIEVELAQKNMGVQNLRERIQQKYHVNLDNVRSECITITIADEGQPRVETLSPEEMAAAGAATDWTAVAQEVEGLQKRLDEMGPVNLVAIEEYEETEQRYEFLTKQHEDLVQAKAQLLEVINRINTQTREMFKQTFEQIRDNFRAMFTEVFGGGKADLILVDENDVLESGIDIVAKPPGKQLQTISLLSGGEQTMTAVSLLFSIYQVKPSPFCVLDELDAPLDESNINRFIRVLQRFITESQFIIITHNKRTIGMCDVLYGVTMEEHGVSKIVSVKFHKSQVKDLTPEPAGEGKPLVPPPASAPMAPPVEQTVPA; this comes from the coding sequence ATGTATCTCAAAAACTTAACCGTTTTAGGATTCAAGTCCTTCGCGGACAAGACTTCCCTCAATTTCGAACCGGGAGTGACAGGAATAGTAGGCCCCAATGGGTGTGGTAAGTCCAATGTGTCAGACGCTATACGTTGGGTACTGGGAGAACAGTCGGCCAAGGCGTTGCGTGGTGGCGAGATGGCGGACGTTATCTTTAACGGAACCGACGGCCGAAAACCGCTCAGCATGGCTGAGGTGTCGATCACCCTGGGGGATGTCGACGAGGAACATCTCCGCGCGGCCGGGGTGGAGGTGTCCTATAGCGAGGTGACCGTCACCCGCCGGATTTTTCGCGATGGCGGAAGCGAGTATTTCATCAACAAAATCCCCTGCAGGCTTAAGGACATCCAGCAGCTTTTCATGGGCACGGGCATGGGCAAGACCAGCTACAGCATTCTGGCGCAGGGGCACATCACGCAGATTCTTTCCAGCAAGCCGGAAGACCGCCGTTTAATTTTCGAGGAAGCCGCGGGCATCACGAAGTTCAAGGCGCAAAAGAAGGAATCGCTGCGGAAGCTCGAATACACCGAACAGAACCTGTTGCGTGTCGCCGACCTGATCAAGGAAGTGAAGCGCCAGATCGGATCGCTCCAGCGCCAGGCGGGCAAGGCACGCCGATACAAGGAACTGGCGCAGAAGCTCCAGCATCTCGATACCCAGCTCGCGCGGCATCAGTTTGACCAACTGCAAACTGAGATTTCGGAGCGCCAGGACGCGGCCGAGCGGCTGCGCGGGGAAATCGAGGAAGGCTCCGCGAATGTGCTGCGTTGCGAGGACGAGATTCTTCAGTTGCGCGCGCGCCTCTCCGAATTGGAGCACGAGATCGCGGCGATGCAACAGCGCGGTTTGGAGCTGAAAGGCGAAGCCGATCGTCATGAGAGCCGGATTCATTTTAACGAGGAACGCTTGCGCGAGTTGGAGTCGCAAAACTCCCGCGCGCTGGCTGAAATTGCGCAGGCTGAAGAGCGGCGCCAGGGAGCTGCGGATGAGCTGACCTCGATCACCGAACGGCTAGCAGTGAGTGAAGCGGCCATGGCGCAGCATCGCGAAGCGCTGGAGACGCGGCAGGAAACATTGCGGCAGGTGGAAAACGAACTGCGGGAGCGGCAGGAGGAATTGCGGCGCGCGCAGTCGGCTGCATTCAGCGCAGCGCAGGATTTGACCCGCGTTCGCAACGAAATCACCGCGCTGGACCTGCAGAAGCAGGGTAATACGGTGCGGCTCGAAAAACTTTCCGCGGAAAAGATCCAGCTCGAAGAAGAGCGGAATCGGCTGGAGGTGAGGCTCGAGGAGTTCGCGCTGAACGTCGAAGCCGAGAAGTTAAACGTGCAGACGACCCGCGGCACCGTCGAGGAACGCCAGCAGCGCTTGCGGGAAATCCAGGAGGAACTGAATCGCGCCGCGCAGGAACAGGAGAAACTGCTGCACGCGCAGGCCGACAAACGTTCGCGCCTCAATGTTCTCGAACAACTTGAAGGATCGCACGAGGGATTCAGCGCGGGTGCGTTGGCGGCTTTGCGACGCTCGCAATCCGTCATTGGATCGCTGGCGGAACGCATTCGGGTTCCCGACCAGTTTGTTACCGCCATTGAAAATGCGTTGGGACACCACCTTCAGATCGTGCTGACCGAGCAGCCGGAATCCGCCCAGCAGATTCTGGCGGATCTCACGACCAGCAAAGCAGGACGCGCGAGCGTGGCTGCCCTTTCGGTGCAGGTGCCCGAAGCGCAACTTGCGTTTGCAGGGGACATGGCGCCGGGGAGCGACGCGGATGCGCTCGAAACCCGGCTGACCAAGGGCGAAGTCGTGCACGCGTTGCAGGTCGTGAAGGCGGAGCCTCAGGTGGAAAAGCTGATCAACAGCCTGCTTGAGCGCACGTTTATCGCGCCCGACCTTTCGTCCGCGACGAAGCAGTTGCAGAACGGGCACGCGGGCTGCGATTTCGTCACGCTTTCGGGCGATCTATTGAACCGCCACGGCATCTACACGGGCGGCTACCTGAACGGCGCGGGCAACGGCAAGGCGCCTTCGAGCATCCTTGGACGCAAAAACCAGATCGCAGAACTGCAGATTGCCCTCGCGGAATTGCAGGAGCAGGTTGCAGACGTGAGCCGCAGGAAGGGCGCGCTGCAAGGGGAGCAAACTGAACTGCAGGCGAGCCTTCAACAGGCGCAAACGGAATTGCGCCAGCAGGAGGTCGCCATAGCGACAAGGCAGGGGGAATTCACGGCGCTTGAAAATTCCCGCCGGCTGCTGCACCAGAAAATTGATACGGTTGTTTATGAAGTGCAAAGCCTGGCGGACGGTGAACGCGAGGGCATGGAGAAGCGTTCAGCACTCGCGACGCGGGCCGGCGAGTGTGAAGCGCGCGAGCGTTCCAGCCAGGAACAAGTAAGTTCACTGACAACCCTGCTCGAGGAGTTGCGCCAGGGACGCGATTCCGCCACGGCGGAGTTGAACGAAAGCAAAGTGGGCCTGGCAGGCGAGGAGCAGTTGTTCGCGTCGTTTCGCCAGCAGAAGAACACGCTCGAGAACCGCATTCGCGAACTCGGCCAGATTGTTGAATTGCGGCGCTCCGAATGCGCATCGTTCCTCGGCCGCCGCGAACAGGCGGAACAGGAAATCGAGACTTCGCGCTCGCATATCAACCGCCTTCAGCACGACCGCGAGCAGGTCAACGCGCAGGTTGCGGAATTGCTGACGCAGAAACAGGCGCAGGATGCTGATGTCTCAACCCGTGAGGAGGACCTCCGCGACCAGCGGCGAAGGCTCAGCGACATTCAGCAGCAGCGCGGCACGATCGAAGTCGAGCTTGCGCAGAAAAACATGGGTGTGCAGAACCTGCGGGAACGGATTCAGCAGAAGTATCACGTCAACCTGGACAACGTCCGCAGCGAATGCATCACCATCACCATTGCCGATGAAGGCCAGCCGCGCGTCGAGACGCTATCGCCCGAGGAGATGGCCGCCGCCGGTGCAGCGACAGATTGGACTGCGGTTGCGCAGGAAGTGGAAGGGCTGCAGAAGCGGCTCGACGAGATGGGGCCTGTCAACCTTGTGGCCATTGAGGAATACGAGGAAACAGAGCAGCGTTATGAGTTCCTGACGAAGCAGCATGAAGACCTGGTCCAAGCCAAGGCGCAGTTGCTTGAAGTCATCAACCGCATCAACACCCAGACGCGTGAGATGTTCAAGCAGACGTTCGAACAGATTCGCGACAACTTCCGCGCCATGTTCACGGAGGTCTTTGGCGGCGGCAAAGCTGATTTGATCCTGGTCGATGAGAACGACGTGCTGGAAAGCGGCATTGATATTGTGGCGAAGCCGCCGGGCAAACAGCTGCAAACGATCTCGCTGCTTTCCGGCGGCGAGCAGACGATGACAGCAGTGTCGCTGCTGTTCTCAATCTACCAGGTCAAGCCAAGTCCATTCTGTGTGCTGGATGAGTTGGACGCACCGCTCGACGAGTCCAACATCAACCGCTTCATCCGCGTGTTGCAGCGCTTCATCACGGAGTCGCAGTTCATCATCATCACGCATAACAAGCGGACGATCGGCATGTGCGATGTGTTGTACGGGGTGACGATGGAGGAACATGGCGTGAGCAAGATCGTGAGCGTGAAGTTTCACAAATCGCAGGTGAAGGATCTGACCCCGGAACCCGCAGGCGAAGGAAAGCCGCTGGTGCCTCCGCCGGCGTCCGCGCCCATGGCGCCGCCAGTTGAGCAAACAGTGCCCGCCTGA
- a CDS encoding EVE domain-containing protein, translated as MNYWLVKQEPESYSWEDFVGDGRTAWTGVRNFQARNNLRAMKRGDLVCFYHSVSEKQVMGIARVDREAYADPTADEGDWSCVDLKPVKPLKKPVTLDTIKGDKALQTLPLVKQSRLSVTPMNEAQFARILELGGTKA; from the coding sequence ATGAACTACTGGCTCGTGAAACAGGAACCCGAATCGTATTCGTGGGAAGACTTTGTGGGAGACGGGAGGACTGCCTGGACGGGGGTTCGGAATTTCCAGGCGCGAAACAACCTGCGCGCGATGAAACGCGGCGACCTCGTTTGCTTTTATCACAGCGTTTCTGAAAAGCAGGTAATGGGCATCGCCCGCGTCGATAGGGAAGCGTATGCCGATCCCACTGCGGATGAGGGAGATTGGTCCTGCGTGGATCTCAAACCCGTCAAACCACTGAAGAAACCCGTGACGCTGGACACAATCAAGGGCGACAAGGCATTGCAGACGCTTCCATTGGTCAAGCAGTCGCGACTCTCGGTCACCCCGATGAATGAAGCGCAATTTGCGCGCATTCTGGAACTCGGCGGCACGAAGGCCTAA